Within the bacterium genome, the region ACAAAATAAAAAACCAATCAAAAAAAAGATAATTACTTTCTTAATATTTCGAATTATCATCTTGGGCTTTCCTGAAAGAAAATAACGATAGCTTTTTGTTTCTCTTTTTATGAGGTACATACAAAACACTTTATGCCCGGATGGTGCTGTATAAAAAGTTTATTTGACGTCATTGCGAGGATTCCGCACAAGCGGAAGACGTGGTAATCTCCAGAATTGAGCACGAATTCAGAAGATTGCTTCTTCCGGCAAAATGACAGGTTTGGGACTTTTGATACAGCCCAAAGGGAAGTATATTAGGCAACATTAGTATCAATCCGCTGACCATACTTCAATATTTCATACACTAACGGATTTGTCAGATTGAAGTCTTTCTCTCTGAATGGATGCGGCTCAATTCTACTATCAACTTTGCGTCTCAATCTCATTAACTCCAATTGTATATCTATGGAATTTTCAAATTCCTCAAGAATTACGGCAATGTCAATATCACTTTCTTCTTGATTTGTTCCCTTTGCGTATGAGCCGAAAAGAAACATCTGTTTGCAGTCATACTTTGTCATTAATAATGAAGCAAATTGTCGAGCAATTTTTAGAACATCTTTTTTATCCATTTACGTAACTCCTTTATCCTATCAACCCAAGACTTAGTATATTCTTGAGCGCATAAATTGTAAAAAATTACATTACACCAAAACCCCAAAAAGAATCAAAATAATTACAACCGGAGCTACATACTTAATTGTAAAAGACCATACTCCGGAAATAGAGAATCTTGCACATCCTGATTTAATCTCTTCAAGAGCATTGGAAGACTTCCAGATATGTCCTACAAAAACAGCAACAAAGAATGCTCCGATGCTAAGAGAAAGATTTCCCCAGATATGATTCATCAAATCAAGAAAGCCAATATGGATTAAGGGTATATCTGTAAAAAATCCTACTGCACCCTGAGAAAGTGCAGACGGTATACCTATCAGAAAAGCAATAACCCCGATAATAATTGAAATCTTTTTTCTGTCAATCTTCTTCTCATCAATAAAATAGGCAACTGGTACTTCAAGAATTGAAATCGTTGATGTTAACGCTGCTATTCCAAGAATCAGGAAAAAGAGCGGCCCGAAAAAAGCTCCTGCAGGCATTTTGGAAAAAAGAACAGGCAGAGTGTTGAACATTACTCCGGAGCCCTGATCAGGGCTCATGCCCTGGGAAAATATCGCAGGAAAAATAATAAACCCTGCTGTAATGGAAATAACAGTATTGAAAATTACTATCCATGCAGCAGACGACGGGAGGTTCTCTTTTTTATCTACATAAGAACCGTAAGTAATCATTGTACCCATTCCGAGGCTGAGGCTGAAAAGAGCCTGCCCGATTGCCTGTATAACAAGTTTAGGAGAAATGGCTCCCAAATCAGGTTTAAGATAAAAGGCAACTCCTTTTGAAGCACCTTTAAGGGTCACTGAACGGACAAGAAGAAGCAATAAAATTCCTAGAAGTATGGGCATAAGAATACGTGAATACTTCTCAATACCACCTGCCACTCCTTTTGAAACAATATAAACTGTAAGAAATATAAAAAATGCAAGAAGTGCAGTCATCATCCACCAGTTTGAAGTAAATGTAGAAAAACTCTCTGCAGCCTGGACTGAAGTAATATGCCTGAAGCTTCCTGCTACTGCTTTTACAAAATAGCCTACAGTCCAACCGGCAATAACAGAGTAGTAAGACAGAATCATAAAACCGGTGATTACTCCGAGGAACCCGACAAGTTTCCATTGTGAACCCGGTTTAATATAGTTAAAAGCGCCGACCGGATTTTTTCTTGTGTGCCTGCCGAGAGTAACCTCAGCTATTAAAACCGGTACTGCAATTATGACAACAGCAAGAAGATAGATTAGAACAAATACTCCGCCCCCGTTATGCCCCACAGTGTACGGAAATCTCCATAAATTTCCAAGCCCAACTGCAGACCCCGCTGCAGCAAGTATAAATCCAATCCTGCTGAAACTTCCTCTCTTATCAGCCATAAAACTATTCTCCTTGTCACATATTTGTTATTTACGATAAAACCCGCATCTTTTCCGCATCTTCGGGATGTTCTTTTTTAAATTTTACCCAGTATTCTGCAATTGACTTTTTCATATCCTTATGGAGCAGAAGAATTCCGAACAGGTTGGGAAGCGCCATAAGCACAATTGCAATATTTGCAAAATTCCAAACAACTGTAGTGTCCATCAGAGCTCCCAGAAAAAATACTACAATATAAACAAGCCTGTACGGAAGCACTGATTTTAAGCCGAACAGGTAGGTCATTGCCCTGTCTCCGTAATAAGACCAGGAAATAACAGTGGAAAACGCAAATAGCAAAAGCCCGATCGAAACAATATAATCGCCTTTATCTCCGAAAAATCCTCTCTTAAATGCCTCGGCTGTTAACATTGCGCTGTGTATTCTGGATCTTCCGATTACCTGAATTGAAGCATCATTTAATCTTCCATCTGATATGTTTAAAGCCCCTGTTAAAGGTTGTCCGTTCATTTTAAAAACCATATTTTCAGCTATAGATCTTGCATGAATGACAGTAACTTCTGCAGGCGCCTGGATTCTGCCGTTATCAAGTATTAACTTTCCTGAATAAGGTTTAACTTTATTGCCTTTCTTTCTGTTTATATGATCCCACAGTGCTGCAGCATCCTGTTTATTATTTTCATCGTAAACTCCTGCAACAACCTCCATGTCCGCTCTCTGAAAAACTATGCCGTCAGCTTTCTCTTTCCAGACTCCGGATGAAAGTATTGTTAGGCCGGTTAATGTACAAATAATAATTGTATCAATAAAAGGCCCGAGAGAAGAAACCATTCCTTCGGATATAGGTTCATCTGCAATTGCAGCAGAATGCGCTATAGCAGCGGATCCCTGTCCGGCCTCATTGGAAAATATACCCTGGCCTACGCCCTGCCTGAATGCAAGAGCAAAAGAGGCTCCTGCAAGACCGCCAAGTGCGGAATGACCGGTAAAAACATGAGCAAATACAGCTCCGAAC harbors:
- a CDS encoding nucleotidyltransferase domain-containing protein encodes the protein MDKKDVLKIARQFASLLMTKYDCKQMFLFGSYAKGTNQEESDIDIAVILEEFENSIDIQLELMRLRRKVDSRIEPHPFREKDFNLTNPLVYEILKYGQRIDTNVA
- a CDS encoding sodium-dependent transporter; translation: MADKRGSFSRIGFILAAAGSAVGLGNLWRFPYTVGHNGGGVFVLIYLLAVVIIAVPVLIAEVTLGRHTRKNPVGAFNYIKPGSQWKLVGFLGVITGFMILSYYSVIAGWTVGYFVKAVAGSFRHITSVQAAESFSTFTSNWWMMTALLAFFIFLTVYIVSKGVAGGIEKYSRILMPILLGILLLLLVRSVTLKGASKGVAFYLKPDLGAISPKLVIQAIGQALFSLSLGMGTMITYGSYVDKKENLPSSAAWIVIFNTVISITAGFIIFPAIFSQGMSPDQGSGVMFNTLPVLFSKMPAGAFFGPLFFLILGIAALTSTISILEVPVAYFIDEKKIDRKKISIIIGVIAFLIGIPSALSQGAVGFFTDIPLIHIGFLDLMNHIWGNLSLSIGAFFVAVFVGHIWKSSNALEEIKSGCARFSISGVWSFTIKYVAPVVIILILFGVLV
- a CDS encoding amino acid carrier protein, producing the protein SLAILLFLIIIGGIKRIAKVTEKIVPVMGIIYILGALTVIFANYQNIIPSFGAVFAHVFTGHSALGGLAGASFALAFRQGVGQGIFSNEAGQGSAAIAHSAAIADEPISEGMVSSLGPFIDTIIICTLTGLTILSSGVWKEKADGIVFQRADMEVVAGVYDENNKQDAAALWDHINRKKGNKVKPYSGKLILDNGRIQAPAEVTVIHARSIAENMVFKMNGQPLTGALNISDGRLNDASIQVIGRSRIHSAMLTAEAFKRGFFGDKGDYIVSIGLLLFAFSTVISWSYYGDRAMTYLFGLKSVLPYRLVYIVVFFLGALMDTTVVWNFANIAIVLMALPNLFGILLLHKDMKKSIAEYWVKFKKEHPEDAEKMRVLS